Proteins encoded within one genomic window of Bradyrhizobium sp. CB1717:
- a CDS encoding ABC transporter ATP-binding protein, whose protein sequence is MAESSLSIKDLRAGYGTLDILNGVDLDVPQGQFVALMGPNGAGKSTLLKTLYGLTTVKGGSIDWRGKNITALKSRAILAEGISFVPQGRCNFPVMTVDENLQMAAYTLRDSQVKAERDYVYDLFPILKTRRNTLAGNMSGGEQQLLEVAMAVLQRPKILLVDEPSVGLSPTAIGIVFDELLRINEAGQTILLVEQNTKKAMQVAQRAVILRLGKVIWDGRPADITHDELGELFLTGRMRGETDAEH, encoded by the coding sequence GTGGCTGAATCCTCTCTCTCGATCAAGGATCTGCGCGCCGGCTACGGCACGCTCGACATCCTCAACGGCGTCGATCTCGACGTGCCGCAGGGACAGTTCGTTGCCTTGATGGGGCCGAACGGCGCCGGCAAGTCGACGCTGCTGAAGACGCTCTATGGCCTGACGACCGTCAAGGGCGGTAGCATCGACTGGCGAGGCAAGAACATCACGGCCCTGAAGTCACGCGCGATCCTGGCCGAAGGCATCTCCTTTGTGCCGCAGGGACGTTGCAATTTTCCGGTGATGACGGTCGACGAGAACCTGCAGATGGCCGCCTATACGCTGCGCGACAGCCAGGTGAAGGCGGAACGCGACTATGTCTACGACCTCTTCCCGATCCTGAAGACGCGTCGAAACACGCTCGCCGGCAACATGTCCGGCGGCGAGCAGCAACTGCTCGAGGTCGCGATGGCCGTGCTGCAGCGGCCGAAAATCCTGCTCGTCGACGAGCCCTCGGTCGGGCTGTCGCCGACTGCGATCGGCATTGTGTTCGACGAGCTGCTCCGTATCAACGAAGCCGGCCAGACCATCCTGCTGGTCGAGCAGAACACGAAGAAAGCCATGCAGGTCGCCCAGCGCGCCGTCATCCTGCGGCTTGGCAAGGTGATCTGGGACGGCCGTCCCGCCGACATCACCCATGACGAACTCGGCGAGCTCTTCCTCACCGGCCGCATGCGCGGTGAGACCGACGCCGAACACTGA
- a CDS encoding 3-hydroxybutyrate dehydrogenase: MGILKGKTAVVTGSTSGIGLACARAFAGAGANIVLNGMGAPAEVERERAAIERDFAVKAIYSPADMACPSEISEFIALAEKTFGSVDVLVNNAGIQHVSPIEEFPIEKWDAVIAINLSAAFHAIRAAVPGMKRRGWGRIITTASAHSLVASPFKSAYVAAKHGIAGLTKTVALELARSKITCNCISPGYVWTPLVEKQIPNTMEARRMRRDEVISDVLLAAQPTKEFVTVEQVASLAMFLCSDDAAQITGANLPVDGGWTAA; this comes from the coding sequence ATGGGAATTCTGAAGGGTAAAACGGCCGTTGTGACCGGCTCGACCAGCGGCATAGGCCTTGCGTGTGCCCGTGCGTTCGCCGGCGCCGGCGCCAATATCGTGCTCAACGGGATGGGTGCGCCGGCCGAGGTTGAAAGGGAGCGCGCCGCGATCGAGCGCGACTTCGCCGTCAAGGCGATCTATTCACCCGCGGACATGGCGTGTCCGAGCGAGATTTCCGAGTTCATTGCACTCGCGGAGAAAACTTTCGGCAGTGTGGATGTCCTCGTCAATAACGCCGGCATCCAGCATGTCTCTCCGATCGAGGAGTTTCCGATCGAGAAGTGGGACGCGGTCATCGCGATCAACCTGTCGGCCGCATTTCACGCAATCCGCGCAGCCGTGCCAGGCATGAAGAGGCGCGGTTGGGGCCGCATCATCACCACAGCCTCGGCGCATTCGCTTGTCGCTTCACCCTTCAAATCGGCCTATGTCGCGGCCAAGCACGGCATCGCCGGCCTCACCAAGACGGTGGCGCTGGAACTCGCCAGATCGAAGATCACCTGCAACTGCATCAGCCCCGGTTACGTCTGGACGCCGCTCGTAGAGAAGCAGATCCCGAACACGATGGAGGCCCGTCGGATGAGGAGAGATGAGGTGATTAGCGATGTCCTGCTCGCTGCGCAGCCCACCAAAGAATTCGTTACGGTCGAGCAGGTTGCCTCGCTCGCAATGTTCCTGTGCAGCGACGACGCCGCGCAGATCACCGGCGCCAATCTGCCGGTCGATGGGGGCTGGACCGCGGCGTAA
- a CDS encoding ABC transporter ATP-binding protein: protein MNGLPILDISGLSKSYGAVRAVDGVDLHVERGEICGLIGPNGSGKSTFFDCVTGLAQPSAGAVKLDGQDITGWSLNDIAREGRMLRSFQKTVVFSALDIEENLVIAGQMFTFPGIWSTFGIGAAARNRVAALRERARELIKIAGLWDVRFQPAGKLSGGQQKLIQFASMLMPEPKLILLDEPMAGINPKLIERVVESIRLANTSFGVSFLIIEHNIDVVTSLCKRVVVLDQGRKLAEGTPDEIVQNQAVREAYLGG, encoded by the coding sequence ATGAACGGGCTGCCGATCCTCGATATCTCGGGCTTAAGTAAATCCTACGGCGCCGTTCGCGCCGTCGACGGTGTCGACCTGCATGTCGAGCGTGGCGAGATCTGTGGTCTGATCGGGCCAAACGGTTCCGGAAAGTCCACCTTCTTCGATTGCGTGACGGGCCTCGCGCAGCCCAGCGCAGGAGCGGTGAAGCTCGATGGTCAGGACATCACGGGCTGGTCGCTGAACGATATCGCGCGGGAAGGGCGCATGCTGCGCTCGTTCCAGAAGACGGTTGTATTCTCGGCGCTCGACATCGAGGAGAACCTCGTCATCGCCGGCCAGATGTTCACCTTTCCCGGGATCTGGTCGACCTTCGGGATCGGCGCCGCAGCGCGCAATCGCGTTGCGGCCTTGCGCGAGCGGGCGCGCGAGCTCATCAAGATCGCAGGCCTCTGGGACGTACGTTTCCAGCCCGCGGGCAAGCTCTCCGGCGGCCAGCAGAAGCTGATCCAGTTCGCTTCGATGCTGATGCCGGAACCCAAGCTCATTCTGCTCGACGAGCCCATGGCCGGCATCAACCCAAAGCTGATCGAGCGCGTGGTCGAGAGCATCCGCCTCGCCAATACGTCCTTCGGCGTCAGCTTCCTGATCATCGAGCACAACATCGACGTGGTCACCAGCCTGTGCAAGCGCGTGGTCGTGCTCGACCAGGGCCGCAAGCTCGCGGAGGGAACACCCGACGAGATCGTCCAGAACCAGGCGGTGCGGGAGGCCTATCTCGGTGGCTGA
- a CDS encoding hydantoinase/oxoprolinase family protein yields the protein MAKLAFDTGGTFTDFALLDDKGELHLHKVLSTPTNPAEAVVRGVSELLAEFGDVVDLDELQVLGATTVVTNAVLERKGVKTGFISTAGFQDMLRIRNEGRYDLYDLNLKYPDPLVTRANSFGAVERMSADGEVVTALEEETVREIAGRLREEGIKSVAVCLLHAYKYPDHEQRIAALLREEDPDIFVSLSSEVCPEVREFDRASTTVVNAYTRPQMSGHVAHLEREFAAKGINRQVLWMTSSGGLVPSSRAAELPVRLIESGPAAGAVAAAEFGRIAGEGSVLSFDMGGTTAKLCLIPNGEPTVGTDLEVAHYHRFRKGSGFPLKIQSIRMIEIGAGGGSIAAKNPLGLLDVGPRSAGAMPGPAAYQRGGTEPTVTDADILLGYMGTESFVGGSFKVSKDAALAAMTKLSASLDVSVPRCAFGIHDLVNESMSKAAAVHATDLGVDPRSLPMVAFGGAGPVHAYGIARKLGIKRIICPTGAGVTSAIGLLIAPVAVDLSASFPMQVDNWDFAAMDRLLGDLSAQGAEVVRAAGVAPKTITNSYTVDMRHVGQGHEITVALPDRSLPPKQFHEELLANFYKLYRELFGRTVAGSSVEVITWRLRSSGEKDQVTRPHTRHAAEARKGTRQVYFSEAGGFADTPVYDHYKLPVDEKILGPAIVEQRESTAVVGPSGTAHVDINGNLVINIA from the coding sequence ATGGCCAAGCTCGCATTCGACACCGGGGGAACCTTCACCGATTTCGCGCTGCTTGACGACAAGGGCGAGCTGCATCTCCACAAGGTGCTGAGCACGCCGACCAATCCGGCCGAAGCCGTGGTTCGAGGCGTCTCCGAGCTGCTCGCCGAGTTCGGTGACGTCGTCGATCTCGACGAGCTTCAGGTGCTCGGGGCAACCACAGTCGTCACCAATGCGGTGCTGGAGCGCAAAGGCGTCAAGACCGGCTTCATTTCGACGGCGGGCTTCCAGGATATGCTGCGCATCCGTAACGAAGGGCGTTACGATCTCTACGACCTGAACTTGAAATATCCCGACCCGCTGGTGACGCGCGCGAACAGCTTTGGCGCCGTGGAGCGCATGTCGGCCGACGGCGAGGTCGTTACCGCGCTGGAGGAGGAGACGGTCCGCGAGATCGCCGGACGGTTGCGCGAGGAAGGCATCAAGTCCGTCGCCGTCTGCCTGTTGCATGCCTACAAATATCCAGATCATGAGCAGCGCATCGCCGCGCTGCTGCGCGAAGAGGATCCCGATATTTTCGTGTCGTTGTCCTCCGAGGTCTGCCCGGAGGTCCGCGAGTTCGACCGCGCCTCGACCACTGTCGTCAACGCCTACACGCGGCCGCAGATGTCCGGCCACGTCGCCCATCTCGAGCGCGAGTTTGCCGCCAAGGGCATCAATCGGCAGGTGCTCTGGATGACCTCGTCGGGCGGCCTCGTGCCGAGCAGCCGGGCTGCGGAGCTGCCGGTGCGGCTGATTGAATCGGGCCCCGCTGCCGGCGCCGTCGCCGCAGCCGAATTCGGCCGCATCGCCGGCGAGGGCAGCGTGCTGTCCTTCGACATGGGTGGCACAACAGCAAAGCTGTGCCTGATCCCGAACGGCGAACCGACGGTCGGCACCGATCTCGAGGTCGCGCATTATCACCGCTTCCGCAAGGGCTCCGGATTCCCGTTGAAGATCCAGTCGATCCGCATGATCGAAATCGGCGCCGGCGGTGGCTCGATCGCAGCGAAGAATCCGCTCGGCCTGCTCGACGTCGGCCCGCGTTCGGCGGGCGCGATGCCGGGGCCGGCCGCCTATCAGCGCGGCGGCACCGAGCCGACCGTCACCGATGCCGATATCTTGCTGGGCTATATGGGCACGGAGTCCTTTGTCGGCGGCTCGTTCAAGGTGTCGAAAGACGCTGCGCTCGCGGCGATGACGAAGCTCTCAGCTTCGCTCGACGTCAGCGTGCCGCGTTGCGCCTTCGGTATCCACGATCTCGTCAACGAATCCATGAGCAAAGCGGCAGCCGTGCATGCGACCGACCTCGGTGTCGATCCGCGAAGCCTGCCGATGGTCGCCTTTGGCGGCGCTGGTCCCGTGCATGCCTATGGCATCGCGCGCAAGCTCGGCATCAAGCGCATCATCTGCCCGACCGGCGCCGGCGTCACGTCGGCGATCGGTCTCTTGATCGCGCCCGTCGCGGTCGATTTGTCCGCGAGCTTCCCGATGCAGGTCGACAACTGGGATTTCGCCGCGATGGATCGCCTGCTCGGCGATCTCTCGGCCCAGGGGGCTGAGGTCGTTCGCGCTGCCGGCGTGGCACCGAAGACCATCACCAACAGCTACACGGTCGACATGCGTCACGTCGGTCAGGGCCACGAGATCACGGTCGCTCTGCCGGATCGCAGCCTGCCGCCGAAGCAGTTCCACGAGGAGCTGCTCGCCAATTTCTACAAGCTCTACCGCGAGCTGTTCGGCCGCACGGTCGCGGGCTCGTCGGTCGAGGTGATCACGTGGCGCCTGCGCTCCAGCGGCGAGAAGGATCAGGTGACGCGGCCGCACACACGCCACGCCGCCGAGGCCAGGAAGGGCACCCGCCAGGTCTATTTCAGCGAAGCCGGCGGCTTCGCCGATACGCCGGTCTATGATCACTACAAGCTGCCGGTCGACGAGAAGATCCTGGGACCCGCGATCGTCGAGCAGCGGGAATCGACCGCGGTCGTCGGGCCGAGCGGTACCGCTCACGTCGACATCAACGGCAATCTCGTGATCAACATCGCCTAA
- the nac gene encoding nitrogen assimilation transcriptional regulator NAC gives MSVDFRKLKSFVKVVDAGSVSRAAGLLRTAQPALSQQIAALESHFKHKLLLRSNHGIVPTEAGLILYRHAQLLLKQIEQAQIDIDQSTKALAGRVSIGLATYSASSTLSLPILKEMSALHPQIIVHINDSFGHVLSELIMTGKMDMAMIYGSGPIKGVKLQPLFREELYLVSRAEPAAKKQSDEALPLSALAEVKLLLPSQGHFLRRLIDESLARARVTPNVVSEIESVSALGAAVTEGLGSTILPASVAASASSFDGVEVRRLVRPAIEATVSLCVSDHLPLSEPALATRSVLLTIVEKLMRSHPQGIRAV, from the coding sequence ATGAGTGTCGATTTCAGGAAGCTGAAAAGCTTTGTCAAAGTCGTCGATGCCGGCAGCGTCTCGCGCGCCGCCGGCCTGTTGCGAACGGCGCAGCCGGCGCTGTCGCAGCAGATTGCCGCGCTCGAGAGTCACTTCAAGCACAAGCTCCTTCTGCGCAGCAATCACGGCATCGTTCCAACCGAAGCCGGCCTGATCCTTTACCGTCATGCGCAACTGCTGCTGAAGCAGATCGAGCAGGCGCAGATCGACATCGATCAGTCGACCAAGGCGCTGGCGGGCCGGGTGTCGATCGGCCTTGCGACCTATTCGGCGTCGAGCACGCTGTCGCTGCCGATCCTGAAGGAGATGTCCGCACTGCATCCGCAGATCATCGTCCATATCAATGACAGCTTCGGCCATGTGCTGAGTGAGCTCATCATGACCGGCAAGATGGACATGGCGATGATCTACGGCTCCGGCCCGATCAAGGGCGTCAAGCTGCAACCATTGTTTCGGGAGGAGCTGTATCTGGTGTCCCGGGCGGAGCCGGCAGCCAAGAAGCAAAGCGATGAAGCGCTCCCGCTCTCGGCACTGGCCGAGGTCAAGCTGCTGCTGCCGAGCCAGGGCCATTTTCTCCGCCGCCTCATCGACGAATCGCTGGCGCGGGCGCGGGTGACGCCGAATGTCGTGTCGGAGATCGAGTCGGTGTCCGCGCTCGGAGCGGCCGTAACGGAAGGGCTTGGCTCGACCATCCTGCCGGCCTCCGTGGCGGCGAGCGCGTCGAGCTTCGACGGCGTCGAGGTTCGCCGGCTCGTTCGTCCCGCGATCGAAGCGACTGTTTCGCTGTGCGTATCGGATCACCTCCCGCTTTCGGAGCCCGCGCTGGCGACCCGATCGGTGCTTCTCACCATCGTGGAGAAGCTCATGCGCAGCCATCCGCAGGGCATCCGAGCGGTCTGA
- a CDS encoding aspartate transaminase produces MTIFVPAARVSRIKISPTTAASARVRELKAAGRDIVDMAIGEPDFDTPDDVKAAAHAAIDRGETKYTAVNGTVALRKGIIADYKRRLGLEYADNEICVGGGAKQILFLALMASVEEGAEVIIPAPYWVSYPDMVIANDGKPVIVRCSENQGFKLTAEALAAAITPKTRWLILNAPSNPTGAAYSRGDLEALGAVLLRHPNVLVLSDDIYDQIWYRDEPATTLAAAVPALKDRILLTNGVSKTYAMTGWRIGYAAGPAPLVAAINKLQSQMSSCPSSISQAAAAHALASDQAFVRDSVKLYKERRDYACARLNAIPGLSCLVPDGAFYLYPGCAGVIGKTTPDGKVIENDLDFVLYLLDGVGVAAVQGAAYGLSPYFRLSIATSMEAIKDACNRIEQACRALR; encoded by the coding sequence GTGACGATCTTCGTGCCGGCCGCGCGCGTCTCGCGCATCAAGATATCTCCGACAACGGCGGCGTCCGCGCGCGTGCGCGAGCTGAAGGCCGCCGGCCGCGACATCGTCGACATGGCGATCGGCGAGCCCGATTTCGACACGCCTGATGACGTCAAGGCGGCGGCGCATGCGGCGATCGATCGCGGCGAAACCAAATATACCGCCGTCAACGGGACCGTGGCGCTGCGCAAGGGCATTATTGCCGACTACAAGCGGCGCCTTGGGTTGGAGTACGCGGACAACGAGATCTGCGTCGGCGGCGGCGCCAAGCAGATCCTGTTCCTCGCGTTGATGGCAAGCGTGGAAGAGGGCGCCGAGGTCATCATTCCCGCACCCTATTGGGTTTCCTATCCCGACATGGTCATCGCCAATGACGGCAAGCCGGTCATCGTCCGCTGCTCCGAGAACCAGGGATTCAAGCTGACGGCGGAGGCGCTGGCGGCGGCAATCACGCCGAAGACGCGCTGGCTGATCCTCAATGCGCCGTCGAACCCGACCGGCGCAGCCTATTCCCGTGGCGATCTCGAAGCGCTCGGTGCCGTGCTGCTGCGCCATCCCAACGTGCTCGTGCTGTCCGACGATATCTACGACCAGATCTGGTATCGCGACGAACCCGCGACCACGCTTGCGGCGGCGGTGCCCGCCCTGAAGGATCGCATCCTGCTCACGAATGGCGTGTCCAAGACCTATGCCATGACCGGATGGCGGATCGGTTATGCCGCCGGTCCGGCGCCGCTGGTCGCGGCGATCAACAAGCTGCAATCGCAGATGTCGTCCTGTCCGTCGTCGATCAGCCAGGCGGCCGCGGCCCATGCGCTGGCCAGCGACCAGGCGTTCGTTCGCGACAGCGTCAAGCTCTACAAGGAGCGTCGCGACTACGCCTGTGCGCGCCTGAACGCGATCCCCGGCCTGTCGTGCCTGGTGCCTGACGGCGCCTTCTATCTCTATCCCGGCTGTGCCGGCGTGATCGGCAAGACCACGCCGGACGGCAAGGTCATCGAGAACGATCTCGACTTCGTGCTTTATCTGCTGGACGGCGTCGGTGTTGCCGCCGTGCAGGGTGCCGCCTACGGGCTCTCGCCGTATTTCCGCCTGTCGATCGCGACCTCGATGGAGGCGATCAAGGACGCCTGCAACCGTATCGAGCAAGCCTGCCGGGCGCTTCGCTGA
- a CDS encoding branched-chain amino acid ABC transporter permease yields the protein MTEIVRDQTMTPAESPVAKTGPDLRVPFGLALAALACVAPLFLGNYPLHAIIIALIFLLPAHGLNLLLGYTGLLSLAQAAFFGIGAYASALLAVHFGTPFYLNFLAAGLVTGAIALPLGIPALRLRSTSFVMCTLGFVIIGQAIAKNWISLTRGDMGLAAIPKPYFALGPASFTVSGTVGFYYLVLAIAALATLAVYLIVRSPAGRNMIAIRENETLAESVGIPTWYYKLVVFMISAVFAGLGGSLYAHYLTVVSPLTFQMYYSTTMLIIVLGGGAGTISGVIFGSLLFVGLTEALRVAPELRMIAYGFFLLALVFYFPNGFAPLIGRFWSFLERRK from the coding sequence TTGACCGAGATCGTCCGAGACCAGACCATGACACCGGCCGAAAGCCCAGTCGCGAAGACGGGACCGGATCTGCGCGTCCCGTTCGGCCTGGCGCTCGCGGCGCTGGCTTGCGTCGCGCCCCTATTCCTCGGCAATTACCCGCTGCACGCGATCATCATCGCGCTGATCTTCCTGCTGCCGGCGCATGGTCTCAACCTGCTGCTCGGCTATACGGGCCTTCTGTCGCTGGCGCAGGCGGCGTTCTTCGGCATCGGCGCCTATGCCTCGGCGCTGCTGGCGGTGCATTTCGGCACGCCGTTTTATCTGAATTTCCTCGCCGCCGGCCTCGTCACCGGCGCGATCGCACTGCCGCTCGGAATTCCCGCGCTGCGGCTGCGCTCGACCTCGTTCGTGATGTGCACGCTCGGTTTCGTGATCATCGGGCAGGCGATTGCGAAAAACTGGATCAGCCTGACGCGCGGCGACATGGGACTAGCGGCGATTCCAAAACCTTACTTTGCGCTCGGGCCGGCGTCGTTCACCGTGTCCGGGACGGTCGGCTTCTACTATCTGGTGCTCGCCATCGCGGCGCTGGCGACCCTGGCTGTCTACCTGATCGTGCGTTCACCGGCCGGCCGCAACATGATCGCCATCCGCGAGAATGAGACGCTGGCGGAATCCGTGGGCATTCCGACCTGGTACTACAAGCTGGTCGTGTTCATGATCAGCGCCGTGTTCGCCGGGCTCGGCGGCAGCCTCTATGCGCATTATCTCACCGTGGTCAGTCCGCTGACTTTCCAGATGTACTACTCGACGACGATGCTGATCATCGTGCTCGGCGGCGGGGCGGGGACGATCTCGGGCGTCATCTTCGGCAGCCTGTTGTTCGTCGGCCTCACCGAAGCCCTGCGCGTCGCGCCTGAGCTGCGCATGATCGCCTATGGCTTCTTCCTGCTTGCCCTCGTGTTCTACTTCCCGAACGGCTTCGCGCCGCTGATCGGCCGCTTCTGGTCATTCCTCGAGAGGCGCAAATGA
- a CDS encoding SDR family NAD(P)-dependent oxidoreductase encodes MGLLDGKIALVTGAGTGIGRETAILIANEGATVVLTGRRIEPLRDVVSVIEQAGGKAVAHVLDVASRESILETVAWAKRDVGAIDILVNNAGSASKVLNARFLSEAEWTATVNVNLTAVFNLTQAVLEDMIAKKEGTIITVSSLAVVNPNLLGGAAYGAAKAGAKNFMTFLHNTYRNQGIRATTILPGETDTPIMDNRARPPLESERAVMLNPHDVARAVLLCASLQQGAMIPELHICPTFMRDTSADIETARWVGAPEGLKDKPKS; translated from the coding sequence ATGGGTCTGCTCGATGGAAAGATAGCACTCGTCACCGGTGCCGGAACGGGGATCGGGCGCGAGACCGCGATCCTGATCGCCAACGAAGGCGCAACGGTCGTCCTGACCGGACGCCGGATCGAGCCGCTGCGGGATGTCGTCTCGGTGATCGAGCAAGCGGGCGGCAAGGCCGTCGCCCATGTGCTGGACGTCGCCTCGCGCGAGTCGATTCTGGAGACGGTGGCCTGGGCCAAGCGAGACGTCGGGGCGATCGACATCCTCGTCAACAATGCCGGCAGCGCCAGCAAGGTGCTCAATGCCCGCTTCCTCAGCGAGGCCGAGTGGACCGCTACGGTAAACGTCAATCTCACCGCGGTGTTCAATCTCACCCAGGCCGTGCTGGAGGACATGATCGCCAAAAAGGAAGGCACGATCATCACCGTGTCCTCGCTTGCGGTCGTCAACCCGAACCTGCTTGGCGGCGCTGCCTATGGCGCAGCGAAAGCCGGCGCGAAGAATTTCATGACCTTCCTGCACAACACCTATCGCAACCAGGGCATTCGAGCGACGACGATCCTGCCGGGCGAGACCGACACGCCCATCATGGATAATCGCGCGCGCCCTCCGTTGGAGAGTGAACGGGCCGTGATGCTCAATCCGCACGATGTCGCGCGCGCGGTGCTGCTCTGCGCCAGCCTGCAACAGGGCGCCATGATCCCCGAGCTTCACATCTGCCCGACCTTCATGCGCGACACGTCCGCGGACATCGAGACCGCCCGCTGGGTCGGTGCGCCCGAAGGCCTCAAGGACAAGCCGAAGAGCTAA
- a CDS encoding aldolase/citrate lyase family protein, with the protein MNGAKLRERLAKGEAISMLTPHHSSSGLAVRLVELGADAIFVDCEHGTWSFEDVRGTAQAIRGAGGAAIVRPHSHERPLLIRYLNAGADGLMVPMVETAEQARAIVDAVRYACPADHEKRLIIAMIETPQAIDNIDQLLAVEGIDVFFIGPGDLSQNMGYPPAPAFGQPRPQAVTERVGFAVKKICAARKIAGTLVTSGELPSWLEHGVRYFYIHSDPFLRVGLAGVMKMLGR; encoded by the coding sequence ATGAACGGAGCCAAACTGCGCGAGCGCCTCGCGAAGGGCGAGGCGATCAGCATGCTAACGCCGCACCACTCCTCATCGGGGCTGGCGGTCCGTCTGGTGGAGCTTGGCGCGGACGCGATCTTCGTCGATTGCGAGCACGGCACCTGGAGCTTTGAGGACGTGCGCGGAACCGCGCAGGCGATTCGCGGGGCAGGTGGTGCGGCCATTGTCCGGCCGCACTCACACGAGCGGCCGCTCCTGATCCGCTATCTCAATGCCGGCGCCGACGGCCTGATGGTGCCGATGGTCGAAACTGCCGAGCAGGCCCGCGCCATCGTCGATGCCGTCCGCTACGCGTGCCCCGCCGACCATGAGAAGCGGCTGATCATCGCCATGATCGAGACGCCGCAGGCGATCGACAACATTGATCAGCTACTCGCGGTAGAAGGGATCGACGTGTTCTTCATCGGTCCCGGCGACCTGTCCCAGAACATGGGCTATCCGCCGGCTCCGGCGTTCGGCCAGCCGCGGCCGCAGGCCGTCACGGAGCGGGTCGGCTTTGCTGTCAAGAAGATCTGCGCGGCCCGCAAGATCGCCGGCACGCTCGTGACGTCGGGCGAGTTGCCGTCCTGGCTCGAGCACGGCGTGCGATACTTCTACATCCATTCCGATCCGTTCCTACGCGTCGGACTGGCTGGCGTGATGAAGATGCTCGGCCGCTAA
- a CDS encoding hydantoinase B/oxoprolinase family protein codes for MSANAADFNDPINLQVMWNRLIFIADQADIVLGRTAFSPIVRENHDYVTVLLDSRGRALAQCTWSIPVFITSLPVAAQKYFLPKFPAETLQEGDVLATNDPEIGTGHLPDVTMITPIFKNGKVVAYAGSIAHLPDIGGAPLHSEASDIFEEGIRFPIVKLHKAGVPNQDVLDIIAASVRLPTEVMGDLESMVAANNVMGRELVKFLDEYGLDGIDELADAIHTRSEAQTRRAIRQWPNGTYSAEVLLDGYDTDVTLKASVIVRDDSIHVDYTGTSEQILHSINCRTNYRYAHSVYALKCLLDPDTPNNEGCITPFTDEAPLGSILNPEQWTAGNSRNLIGHVIPSLIFKALEGVVPDKVMGDSGGAPIWAANCVGRRDDGTQYGSVQNFHGGQGARAEFDGLDTLSFPSNCKVTAIEMFEIAVPVLTECKELIADSGGAGKARGGLGQRVVLRNLGRNPMSIYLASERVRHPCFGVVGGQSGTAGKVHKNGEPQFPKGKVVLKTGERLEVETPGGGGWGQTSERSAASIERDLAEGLITPAAARQIYGYQRSSLAATAAE; via the coding sequence ATGTCCGCGAACGCTGCCGATTTCAATGATCCGATCAACCTCCAGGTGATGTGGAACAGGTTGATCTTCATCGCCGACCAAGCCGACATCGTGCTCGGTCGCACCGCGTTCTCGCCGATCGTGCGCGAGAACCACGACTATGTCACCGTACTGCTCGACAGCCGCGGCCGGGCGCTGGCCCAGTGCACCTGGTCGATCCCGGTCTTCATCACCTCGCTGCCGGTCGCCGCGCAGAAATACTTCCTACCCAAGTTTCCGGCCGAGACCCTGCAAGAAGGCGACGTGCTCGCCACCAACGATCCGGAGATCGGCACGGGCCATCTGCCCGACGTCACCATGATCACGCCGATCTTCAAGAATGGCAAGGTCGTGGCCTACGCGGGCTCGATCGCGCATCTGCCCGATATCGGCGGCGCGCCCTTGCATTCCGAAGCCAGCGACATCTTCGAGGAGGGCATTCGCTTCCCGATCGTGAAGCTGCACAAGGCCGGCGTTCCCAACCAGGATGTCCTCGATATCATCGCCGCTTCCGTTCGGCTTCCGACGGAGGTGATGGGCGATCTCGAATCCATGGTGGCAGCCAACAACGTCATGGGCCGCGAACTCGTCAAGTTCCTCGACGAGTATGGTCTCGACGGCATCGACGAGCTTGCCGACGCCATCCACACCCGCTCCGAAGCGCAGACCCGGCGCGCGATCCGGCAATGGCCGAATGGGACCTACAGCGCCGAGGTCCTGCTCGACGGCTACGACACCGACGTGACGCTCAAGGCCTCTGTGATCGTCCGCGACGATTCCATTCACGTCGACTACACCGGAACGTCCGAGCAAATTCTTCACTCGATCAATTGCCGCACCAACTATCGCTACGCCCACTCGGTCTATGCGTTGAAATGCCTGCTCGATCCGGATACGCCAAACAACGAGGGCTGTATCACGCCATTCACGGACGAAGCGCCGCTCGGCTCAATCCTCAACCCCGAGCAATGGACCGCGGGAAATTCGCGCAACCTGATCGGGCATGTCATTCCATCGCTGATCTTCAAGGCGTTGGAAGGCGTGGTGCCTGATAAGGTGATGGGCGACAGCGGCGGTGCGCCGATCTGGGCCGCCAATTGCGTGGGGCGGCGTGACGATGGCACGCAGTATGGCTCGGTGCAGAATTTCCATGGCGGGCAGGGTGCGCGTGCCGAGTTCGATGGGCTCGACACGCTGAGCTTTCCGTCCAACTGCAAGGTCACCGCGATCGAGATGTTCGAGATTGCCGTCCCCGTCCTCACCGAGTGCAAGGAGCTGATTGCGGATTCCGGCGGTGCCGGGAAGGCGCGCGGCGGGCTTGGCCAGCGCGTCGTGCTGCGCAATCTCGGGCGTAATCCGATGAGCATCTATCTGGCATCCGAGCGCGTGCGCCATCCGTGCTTCGGCGTCGTCGGCGGGCAGTCCGGCACTGCCGGCAAGGTGCACAAGAACGGCGAACCACAGTTTCCGAAGGGCAAGGTCGTCCTGAAGACCGGCGAACGCCTCGAGGTCGAGACCCCCGGTGGCGGTGGATGGGGGCAGACGTCCGAGCGCAGCGCGGCATCGATCGAACGCGACCTAGCGGAAGGCTTGATTACGCCGGCGGCCGCGAGGCAGATTTACGGCTATCAGCGCTCAAGCCTGGCCGCGACCGCAGCCGAATAG